In Balaenoptera ricei isolate mBalRic1 chromosome 4, mBalRic1.hap2, whole genome shotgun sequence, the genomic stretch tgtttgtgtgtgtgagacagagaaagggagagacagagatggagatgcGGGGtcgaggggaggggagagagggagagagagagagaagttttgTGAGTGAGTGACTGCAATACGCCTGCTTCAGAATCCAGTTATAATAAGGAACCCATCAGTCATAATAACAAATTTGTGGCTGGCATAGTGCATTGTGTACAACAGACACTTTGCCTTCACAGTTTGATGTTTGAGATATTGAATATTTTCAAGGAACTCCACTGGTCTAGGCATAAGAGTCACAAAATTAAACCATTGATCTATGATGGGTTGAGTAATGACTGACGTAACTAGCAGGTCAGGCCAAACACTTAGGGTTGACATctcaattctgttttattttctacacATCATGCAGTGTCTCTGAGGAGGTTAAACTTTATGAAATTTGTATGGAGTAAATTATATGTTACACTGGAATTTGCAGATTTAAGAATTTGTGAAAGTTTTACAGTAGACAGTTTTTACATATGTCTATAAGGAAAAGAGCAGAGTTGCTTGCTGAAATTTTCTGCCacagaaaagtttttaaacattaaaaatagtctTTAGCCACACATAATTTTTGatgcataaaattttatttgatttaagaACATCACACGAATACCTATATCTTCTGCAAATATAAAGTATTCTAGCAAGAAGaactttttatatttcattttgaacTAATAGTAGTAAGGAAATGAAATCTTGCTAATCAGAATTGATAGAGGCTAGCagataaaaattctaaatttccCATCAGTGTTGACAAACATAAAGTACTCATAGATGAAGCCTAACTCTTGTTAATATGGGAGTGATAGTAAACTAGCTAATTATTAAATCTTCTTcattagaaaatgagaaaatcactGAATAATGTCAGATTGATGATACCTGCagagcattataaaaataatatgaacatTGTATCATATATCCTTTAAATGGGCCACTTGCCTAGATTAGCCACAATTCAACTCAACCTCATGTGGCCAACCCAGGAACAGTTCCACTGTAATTTTAAAGTGCCTTTGGATCTTAGAAATTTGGTACTCATATACATAAGCCATGAATTTTTTAGTTTAATAATGTCTGCCAACTAACAGAGTACCTCCTTCTACTTTTAGATTAATAAATGGACATTTCATGTGAGTTTACATTTGATTTAACTTATCATAAGAACTTTCACTTTATTAACAGTTTGGCACATTGGATATTTaaagtggttttttttggtttgtttgtttatttgttttaatgctGTAGGTTAATCAATCTTAGGATGAAATTCCCACTTATCAAATACATTTAGGAAATGTAGCtttattaagaaaatgacaaagatAACAAGAGACAGGAGGAACTAATCCTAaggtggatttttgcatctgcaATTTAGAGTCAAGTTGCTGGAACTATTTTTCCCTGTACACTGATATGTAAAGTCTTGTCATAACTGCTTAGTCATAGAACTGATAAAAGCAAAGAATGTTGACTGAGAGAAAAGgacttaaaataagaaaagacatTTGCAAGGGATAATCCAACCCACAAGCTCTGTGGGAAGCAAAACCCACTACCCATTTCTGGTAGTTAGCATTACGTTCCTGCCTTTTCTCTGGACAGCACTGCTGTCATGGGGCTGGAGGCATCATCTTGCTAGCAATAAATTTGTaattcttttattattgtttgACTTTTGTGAATGAGCCCTGCAGGAAAACTGAGGGTCGCTGTTCTCTGTGGCATGCACATTCGACAAGTCATTTCTCACTTCTGAGATCTCTTGGGGGAATAGAGAATGATTTGAGGAGTCAAGATGAATCAGAGGAAGATTTCTTTTACTCAGCTTCCCATCATACTGTGCATTTCTGtgtctatttaaaaattaacttatgaCCCCTAGTAATCGTCCCCTCTCAGTCACGCACATAGCTTCCTTTAAGACTGTTCTTAGTGTTGTTCTCACTCAGAGGTGATTTTGACTCGTTAGAGTGGATGAATTGTGGGGCTCCCAGGAATATCAGgttagttttcttctttccacTATGACCCAAATGGACTAAATGTGTGTTTGTGACTgtgtactttaattttaaaattaattacgaGTTATCAGACAACTTCTCACCCAGGCTTTAATGGAGAGCTTTTCTGTGGTAAGTTCTCATAGTAACATAACACTAATCACATTTTGAACTTTTTTCTATCAGAGTTAGGCTATCTTTAAAATTAtgcctatttttcctttcatcactggtaccttatgaatataaaatatgctAAGATCTTCATAAGGCACACAAGTAGCATATCTACTTAAAGTATTAAAAAGTACAACAGTATATTTTTCTTCCATGTTAAAACGAAAAAATGAAAGGGATGAAACAGAAGTAGGATAGAttctaatatttgttaaatgagaatGATTAAGTTTCATTTGATAATCTAGTTTGGAAACTTTTATGTAACATTCAATAATTAATGATAGAAACAGAATTgttttatataactttttattcaatatttaaaaaaaccttttacttatatttattagTCTTACAATATCCTTGAGGATTCTATAGACATAGATATTACCAATGACATCTAGGTATGAAAGATTAAAATGACTTGTTCAATGTCCCAACATTGAGGGTGAAGCTAAACCAAATAACCTacgttttctcattttttcacaAATACCTTAGCTGATTGACTGGCCTATTTTTTAAAGGTAGCATTTCTCAAAGGCACTGATTTTGTGATTAGTTACATTgcttttgttgatttgttttaaaaaagtgaatgtcttctactttctgtatttttgcttttatttaaccTTTGGAGATCTATTTAATTATATTGAATGCACTTCTGAAGTTTTCCCAGAAACTTTATTTCTAATGATTtacacagtcttttttttctatatctatgaTAATTTATTAAAAGTCTGTTAGAATATCAGTATTAACTGATATGTTaatagaaattaatacaacatagaatacttttataacaaaattatatttttatttaataaaagtttaaGAGAAAGTAATAAATTAACCAATTTATAAAACCAAAAACTTCTGAATAGACTCTAAGAAGATGCACAATATTTGAAATTACTCTTAATATGAAAGATACATAGGATGAACTTGAATTACCTAGTCTCTGAAAAGATTCTAAGCTTTCTCTGATCTTCaaatctaatatttaaaaataaagcaataattcATTTGTGTAAACAGTGGGGGTAAAAACATAACCTACTTTATCTTGAACCAAAAGATATATTACAATAGTATGTTTGCTGCTACAAAGCCTTTTGTGGTTGCTGCTAATTACATTTTCCACTTCAAATTCTTTAAAAGGAATATAGGTACAAATTGACTCAGTAAATCTTTATCAGGTAAGGAAGTCCAGAAGGTCTCTGAGTTTcaaaaaatgtatgtaaaataccAGTAACATCTTTGTTATGGATTTTTCCCTTCAGCTGAATACAGAGCATCCTGTCTTCCTATGTTATTGGATCAAATCATGAAATTACATACACCAAGCAAATGATGCTATAGGGAATGTGTAGCACTAACactttaattaaaatacaaaatgataaTCTGCACGAGGGTGTTGCTAAGCATTTGATGACCTCCAATTACAGTAGTAGTAGCACTTTTACTTGATAACTAGATAACTAGGTAATTAAAAACATGTAATTAAAACAAAGCCATATCCTAATTTATAAAGGCAATGGAAACAAAGAGCACAGTAAAATCCCATTGAAAAGTAGTTACTACATCATTATAATGAGATCCATTTTAACCGACATAtcttataaggaaaataaaagtcaaacCTTGTCCTATGCTTTCTTGTTAAAATACTCTTGAAGACCAAGTGGTAAAATAAGTCCCAAGTCATAAACacaatacaaaatgattttatcCCAGTGAGCTTTCGCCAGTCCAAAGTTATTGTGAATGGTATAGGGTGAAAGATAATGTTGGAAGATggtatagaattaccatataaagttttaaagattAAGGCCAGAACCTCACTTCATTACTCAGGAATAATTAATTATTGAGCACAGGTATATTACATTTTTTACTACCTGCATTGTCACCACATTTCTCACCAGATACAAGTGGGCAGAATCCTTTAAATGTTGCCCACTTTGGAGCCCGGTATGAAGGGTCGTGTGGATCTAGGTTCCTGATAGAGGAAAAGGCTTGAATGTTCATTAACAACCATGAAGGAAGGAACTGGCCCAAGCAGGAGCCTTTATCCTAGAGTTCAAAAACATAAGAGTTGTATTTTGCCTGGTGAACTTGATTGGCAAGGGTCAAATAAGGCCACTCagctaagaaaaacaaaacaaaacaaaacagcatgcGGCCTAATTACGTCCATGAACACAGAGACTTTCTAGATGTCTCTTTAAAAATGAACACTTCCTTGTATTCATGAAGCAATATTACCACTAGCgatacttttcttctttccttgtctCAGACACAAATGAACCCTCCGATCCGCCAACAGAGTTTGAAATGTCACTGTCCTTTTCAGAGTGACACAgacctcttcctccttctggcAAAATCCTCTGCCTGAATGAAGTTGGAGAGAGCCTTAGTGAGGTCTGAGGTCTCGGTGCTGCTCCCGAAGTCATAGGTCTTCAGGCAAGGGCACAAGCAGCGCACGATGGCCCGGCGGATGTAGCTGTCAAAGATATAGTAAATGAAAGGGCTGATGGAGCCGTTGGCAAATGCCAAGGGCCCACTCACCTCCATGCCCCACTGGAGAAAAGCTGAAGGAAAGTAGAGTTCTTGCTGCAGCCCAGAGACAATAGCCAGGAGCTTGAAAGTATTAAAGGGCAGCCAGGAGAATACAAAGGCTGCCACGACGATAAAGATGACCTTTATGGATTTCCTCAGCTTTTTGTTATGTTTTCCTGACTGCTTGTAACGGACACACAGCTTCCTTGTGATACAACAGTAGCAGGTCACAATGCTCATCAAAGGGGCAAAAAACGTACAAATTAAGGCCACCAGGCCCCAAGCCAGTTTAGTTGGAGTGGCCCTCTTCTCTGCACAGTATGGCTTACCATCAATCAGGGTGAGCTCCCTGGACAGAAGAGTCGGCAACCCCAGGAGGCAGGAGATAAACCAGACACTGGCACAGACTCCATGCGCGCAGTCTCTACTTCTGAATTTCCTGGATACGGCTGGACACATGATGGCCAGGTAGCGGTCAACACTCATGCAGGTGAGCAAGAAGACATTGCAGTGCATGTTGACTGAGATCATGTAGGAGCTGCCTTTGCACAGgaaagagcctgtcctccactgTCCTAAAGATGCTTCTTTATCCACCCAGAGAGGCAACgtgatgatgaagatgaagtCAGAGGCAGCCAGGTTGATGATAAAAATGTCAATCAGTCTTCGGCTGCCCCTTTTGAAATGCAATGCACTCATGAGAATGACGTTCCCCAACGCTCCAGTCAGGAACACCACTGTGTAAAAGACCGGAAGGAAGACTGATGTATAAGGAACGTGGGAGTGGGTCTCTTCAATATCAGGATTTTGGCTTGTAACATAGAAATATTCCAAATAAACCGTGGTTGCTTCTGGGTCCATCATTGGGTCCAGCAGGTGCCAAATCTGGTAAATTTTCTTACCTAGGAAGTTTttgtatgaattttagaattctcAAGGCAGCTTCTTTTATACAACACCTGCCtcttctccctgccccacccccttccttaaAAGATCTTGGGACACGCAGaaaaacagagattaaaaaacagTTTCTACCAATCCTCAGAAAGGGCCCGCAAGGAACACCACCCTGATTGGTATTGGGTAGTTGTGgttatggttttctttatttgcatttgcccaggaaactgaggtgctttttgacttttttcttcaaGATAttcaatttgtttctttaaatctcCAGAGATTAGGAAATGAATTAACTTTTTCTCCTTACCTACTTTAAAGACATCTTTGCTTTTCTGACACTGAGAATCCTTTTGATCTAGCCTCCTGTTTCACATACAAGATACTGTTTTACTTTTAGAATTTTAAGGTGGTGATGTTGAAGATACTGTTTTCATCTACATCATTGGTGAAATGTGAAGAAAACAGTCTTCCATTGCATAAAGAGTAAATTGAAATTTCCCCAAATCATACCAGTCCACATCTATGGCAAACATAATGATTCCAATTAGGGTATTAGTTTCTTCCCATTTATTTCACTCTTTCAGTTCATGCATAATTGATCCTGTCTTGttcagtaagttttaaaaaatacccaaaaTGCTGGGACCATGTCTTGTGCGtttatcattattaaaaaaaatttttcactaCAGTTAGCTCAGAACcttgcatgtagtaggtgctttgGAAATGTTACTCATGATCCAGTATAATTTAGCAAGGATGAATTCATTGGGGTTTAACTGTGGGCATTGCTATTATTTATGCAGCTTACAAACACAGGTTTAAAAGTCACAAACTGTTGTTTTTCCGCTGTTACCTGTTACTATAATTCAACCAATTAAGTTCCCTTTTGTTAGTGTTAATATCCTTGAGCAGGAGATTTTCTCCCTACTAACCCTCAAATAACTATCCTTCATCAGTCTCTAGATCCCCTCTGATCTTTTCTTCTTTACACCTCACCTTGATAGCAGTGATTTTTTAGCTTTTGAGCTCTGACTTTTCAGTAAGTGCCTGCACACATCAGTGAACTTCACTTTTGGAATTACTGACTTGGCAACAGACAGAACTATATTAGGTGACATTACAATGGAGTGGCCAGTATAGGCACTATAAAAGGAAGATTTTTGGTTCATTCAAAACACTTGAGAAACAGGCTAATATCAAAAAGATTCTATCATATTTTTCTCTCATCtgttcccttttatttatttgtattttaccatAGTAAAATACAACAGATTCTGAAACTTGACTCCTTTTATTTCAATTCTTTACTGGCCAAAGTGGCTCAAGCTTCCTTCATACCCTTCTGTCCTTACTTTCCCTCCATCTCATTTCTTCATCAAAATTACAGTTTCAGGTTGATACTACTATTGCATAGATGAAAATATAATTGTTAAACACTTGAAGTCCTTTCTACTGAATTATTTCTCCCGTAATTAATATATTGAAAAGAATGATCCTGCCTGCTGTGctcctttcttctgtcttcttcctgatGTGTTCTATTGCCACGTCAGTCTCAGGCATTTAGTCTGGGTCAGGGGAGGATGAGGGCTACCCTGATCTGGGGCAGCCCCATAAAGTCACTTGGGAGTTGATTTACGGGCCTGGGTCTACCTCCTTTTGTGTCCTAGGCTGCTCTGTGTTGTTCCtggagggagtgtgggagggtATATCCTTCACTAAATATAGGCTGCAGAGGAGATAAACTAATTAACTTTTTGACATTTCTTGGATAGAAATCTTTCTCACTGGGTAAGCCTTAACTATTTAatagaatatttcatttttcaaatagttTGAAGTAGGACAATGTTTACTTGAAAAGGACTGATGGGGTAAACatggaaaatttaaatatttaaacactatgtgtgtgtgtgtgtgtgtgtgtgtgtgtgcattaaagaagcaattatatgtatatattttaaaatttctttgtaatTGTACTTTAATTGTATTATTGGAATTTTGCATTCTGCAGCCAGAAGTTCTTCTAGTATTTGAAAAGATAAGGCTGATTCTGGGGCTaagatattgaaaaaaatttttttagatatgTCTCAAGAATTCCacataaaagaattataaaatggaaaagagtTCATGCTCACACTCTAGAGGAAAACATCTGTCTGCACATTTATTCTGTAGgtcttaaattttctttcagcATTCCGAAGCTGTTAGCCTgctgatgtaaaatatctcaaatcTGACTTCCTCAGTAAACTTTGAAGCAGCTGTAGACAAAATGATTTGCTTTATCATATATAGTCACTTTGGATTATGGTAATTAGTGGTAGAATGCTGCAGTATGAGAATACCCATCATGGATCAACAGTATCTTGGGACCcaagttagaaaataaattgttttaagcCAAAAAAGGGAACAAACAGCATAGTACTGGTCTTTTAATAGCTCAAAGAGTACAGAGCTATTATGAGACAGAACCCACAATAAAAGCTGACTAGATAGAGTAGGGGAGGTCATAGTTCTAAATAAATTAGGAACGACAATCATTTTTAACTTTGAATGCTCTTTGAAATAAACATGAGGAAACTAACAGTAAAATAACCAGCTACGCACAGACCAAAACTCAAAAACAACACTGGACACCATAAGCATATGAAACGGCAGTATGAACAAAgtgatgaccaaaaaaaaaagagtaagctgTAAATATCAGTAACTGAATTACAGCACACATGTCACCTCTCAAGAAttgttttttcagaaaaaaacaaaaaaacaaaaacactcaacTTTCCTCCTTCATCCCTAGCAGAGATCATTGTTTTCAGCTTTGTGTTCTCTAAGAACTTTTACAACACTGCTTCTAAAGtacttattatctcattttacatgGTAAGTTGTTTTAGCATCTGACCTCCTGAGCTGATCATGAGCAACTTGAAGGCAGAGACCATCGATATCTTTCCACCGGCCTCTAGCTTATAGTATTTTTCTAACTAAAGTCTTTTTTGGCCTCTTAATGTCATTGTTTTGAAACTGTGGATGCCAGACCACATTACCCACGTTAGAGTCACCTGGGATGCCTACTAAACTGTAGCTTTCTGAAGCTGGTCCCAGATCTATTGAATCAGAGTTGTTAGGAGTGGAGTCTAGGACTTTATATTTAATAAGCCCTCAAAGTGATTCTTAAACACACTAAAGTTTAGAGTCCCTGTTCTAATTTATACATCTTAACCAACTTTATACATTatgctttgttattattttggctaacttttaaaaaagtttaaaaatcacctCTAAATTTGAACTTCTTAGAAGTCTTCTGGCCTGGATCTCAGAAATTTTTAGGAATTAATTTAGACTTCTGAACCCTCTCTCATTCTGTGTCCCAATTCCTGAGATATGTTCAGAATTGGCTCAAATGTTGAAAATGGGGAGAGAGTAAGTTTTTGTCCACTGAGGCATCTGCTCAAGTGGATCTACTATCACCATTCAGCCAAAGCTGTGACTACAAGCCTCTGCTGCACAGGTGGATTGAAGGCTTTGTGTGAATATGGCCACCCCAACTGGCACTATGATatattacctcttttttttcctctatcaaCCACTCTCACCCCCATATTAGAAAGGATTCATTAGATTAGGTAGCAGATAGCACAGCAGAAAGAAACCTCTGTTCGTACATGGTCTACTGATATGTCCCAGAATAAATGGCAAAGATCATGAAGCAAActatttgtttttcataaatCTTATCAATCAGAGtgattatatattcatttgttagAAATGAACACTCTTACTTGAGTATCATAACATGTAGAACCATTTAAATAGTCCAGTGTAAGAGCTCTGTTTATAGTCTAAgagttaagtgatttttttttttattctgacaGTTACTTGGAGAGTTTAGtgcaatataatgtaatatatcatGCCAAATTAAGTGGAACCTATTTGCTATTTTCAGTGTCCTCCCCCACTTTATTTGTTGGATTATTTCCCCTGGTACCTCATATTTACGTAAACAGCAGTGATATTAGTATTTTAGGCGCACTTCAGGCTTCTTCATAATAGTTGACTTAACCTGGATTTAGGTTGTGTACAgcaaaaaattgtatttatttatattggtgTCCCTCAtacccagcacagtgtctggcatacaaTAGGTGGTCAGTGtacccagcacagtgtctggcatacaataggtgatcaataaatgtttgtagatCTGGACTGAATTATGCTTGAGTTTTGAGCCATTTGCAATGAATAAGGACTTTTCACAAACTTCTCCAACAGCTTCTATTTTCCATGATTACTGGTTTTTTTTGAAACAGCAAAGGTCTGAGTTGCTGCATCTTTTCTAATCAGAATGCATATagccttcctcctttttctttgtcCATCTGCATTTCCCACTATCTCTGTCTTCTTGCATATTGCCTTGGCTGGAGGTGTAGGATACATGAATTCCCCAATGAAGCTTTAATGCTGTGGACCTATGACAACCATATTTCGGAGTTACATTATTCTTCTTCCAGCAGAATTATAAGTCATAAAATTTTAGAGCTTTAAGTGACATTAGTGATCATCTAGTACAACCATTTTACTAATGAGGACACTGGGGCCCAGAAAGAGGTCATCTACCAAAGATTCACattgatgattttaaaataaaggacaatttaaatttaaagttctCATCTACGTATGGTCCATCCTCTGTCCTTCAGAAGCATGGACATCTGAACAACTATAGTTTGTTGCTCTGTGTAACATTTGACAGGAATTACTAAAAGGAAAGAGCTATTTCGGATGTAGTTTTCTATTTGCCTTGTCCTTGATTAATTTTGCCATTGTTCTATAGTGAATTGGTACAAAGAAATTCGAAGGTTGACACATCTTTTTGAGGGTAGTTGTTGACTGGAACccattaatttgcatatatttctattttcctcCTTTCTGCACTCCAAAGTTCATAAGGAAAACAACCAGGACAAAGCTCTGTGagaacctagatgggtgggatgggtgggggggagggaggtcaaagagggagggtatatatgtatacatatagctgattcacttcattgtacagcagaaactaacacaacattgtaaggcaattatactccaattaaaaaaaaactatatgagaaaaatataatGTGGATATATCTTgcttaacataatttttaatttctaaaaaaagtacaattaaaaataatatgtaagtATATTAGGGAATTTGGTATTGAAGGGAATTCTCACATAAAGAGTTGTTTTGTAAGCACATAATATAAACAAGTTATAATACCTGCGTATCTAGATTTTCAGTTATTTGGTTTATTTAAAGTATAGTGTAATTATAACACCTTCTTGCTGAAACTAGAACCATCCTTAACAAATTAAGCCAGAGGTCTAGTTCAACTTTGCTTTTAAATCTAAATTTCATGATCTGTATTTGGTTGTACTAAATCATCtttaatatttgtgaaaatatGTCAGGCAGCTACTGTTTCCCAAACAGTGCAGTAAGAAATGGAAACAGATATTTAACTCCATTAATTCATTAAGGATTTATTTTGCCTATCCACACGACCAGCTGCACAAATAGAAGACAGAAACACCCAAGATGTAGAGATAAATCAGAAACACAGTTGTGTGCTTGGTGGTACTGGGTGTGACGAGATGGTTCAAGTCCTCTGGTCTGAGTGGGCAGGATGGTCACAACCTCAAGCATGCAGACACTCCCAGGTCCATACTAAATTGCTGATTGAAAAGTGTCTTGTGCGTTTTCTAGGCATTCTGCAGACTTAATGGATGAAAGTGTCATCCCttggatctaaagactgtcatacagagtgaagtaagtcagaaagagaaaaacaaatatcgtatattaacgcatgtatgtggaacctagaaaaatggtacagatgaaccggtttgcagggcagaagttgagacacagatgtagagaacaaaagtatggacaccaaggggggaaaaccgcggtggggtggggatggtggtgtgctgaattgggcgattgggattgacaagtatacactgatgtgtata encodes the following:
- the GPR15 gene encoding G-protein coupled receptor 15 is translated as MDPEATTVYLEYFYVTSQNPDIEETHSHVPYTSVFLPVFYTVVFLTGALGNVILMSALHFKRGSRRLIDIFIINLAASDFIFIITLPLWVDKEASLGQWRTGSFLCKGSSYMISVNMHCNVFLLTCMSVDRYLAIMCPAVSRKFRSRDCAHGVCASVWFISCLLGLPTLLSRELTLIDGKPYCAEKRATPTKLAWGLVALICTFFAPLMSIVTCYCCITRKLCVRYKQSGKHNKKLRKSIKVIFIVVAAFVFSWLPFNTFKLLAIVSGLQQELYFPSAFLQWGMEVSGPLAFANGSISPFIYYIFDSYIRRAIVRCLCPCLKTYDFGSSTETSDLTKALSNFIQAEDFARRRKRSVSL